The Urbifossiella limnaea genome has a window encoding:
- a CDS encoding 3-keto-disaccharide hydrolase, with protein MIRPFAAAAAAALAVAVVPQVPAAQPADGWVSLFNCKDLTGWGYKAGDKFESFDGKTAASDGRYTAKDGVLTVNPGKGLKQLWTKQAFGTDFELRVEFRAAVNADSGLFVRGPQLQVRDYPVAGPYKSLTKYKAQDWNEVVVVVKGPSAHCTCNGEVLEAALKLPPTGPIGLEADRGQMDYRNIRIKPAAGK; from the coding sequence ATGATCCGCCCGTTCGCCGCGGCCGCCGCCGCCGCCCTCGCAGTCGCCGTCGTCCCGCAGGTGCCTGCCGCCCAGCCCGCCGACGGCTGGGTGTCTCTGTTCAACTGCAAGGACCTGACCGGCTGGGGCTACAAGGCCGGCGACAAGTTCGAGTCGTTCGACGGCAAGACCGCGGCCTCCGACGGCCGGTATACGGCGAAGGACGGCGTTCTGACGGTGAACCCCGGCAAGGGCCTGAAGCAGCTGTGGACGAAGCAGGCGTTCGGCACCGACTTCGAGCTCAGGGTCGAGTTCCGCGCCGCGGTGAACGCGGACAGCGGGCTGTTCGTGCGCGGGCCGCAACTCCAGGTGCGCGACTACCCCGTGGCGGGGCCGTACAAGAGCCTGACGAAGTACAAGGCCCAGGACTGGAACGAAGTCGTCGTGGTGGTGAAGGGCCCGAGCGCGCACTGCACCTGCAACGGCGAGGTGCTGGAGGCGGCGCTGAAGCTGCCGCCGACCGGGCCGATCGGGCTGGAGGCCGACCGCGGGCAGATGGACTACCGCAACATCCGCATCAAGCCGGCCGCGGGGAAGTGA
- a CDS encoding YqaE/Pmp3 family membrane protein: MRSVLAFVCPPAAVLVAGARSELVANLALTCLFFLPGVVHALGVVDRTTTARQYSSVMRAMEQAGV, encoded by the coding sequence ATGCGTTCCGTACTCGCCTTCGTTTGCCCCCCCGCCGCCGTCCTCGTCGCCGGCGCCCGCTCCGAGCTCGTCGCCAACCTCGCCCTCACCTGCCTGTTCTTCCTGCCCGGCGTCGTCCACGCCCTCGGCGTCGTGGACCGCACCACAACGGCCCGGCAGTACAGCTCGGTGATGCGTGCGATGGAGCAAGCTGGCGTCTGA